Genomic segment of Cytobacillus suaedae:
CGAGGTACACCTTGTATTGGACCGCCTAAGCCTACAATAACATTACGTAACGCACGATCATTTAAATCAACTACGCGTTTCCAAACAACTCGTCTTGCATCAATATTCAATTGATTACCTTGATGAATATGATTATCTAAAAGTGCTGCAAGTGCATTATTTGCAGTTGTGATTGCATGTAGATCCCCAGTGAAGTGGAGGTTAATATCTTCCATCGGAAGTACTTGCGAATATCCACCACCTGTTGCTCCACCTTTAATTCCCATTGTTGGGCCAAGAGAAGGCTCACGCATTGCAACAATTGCTTTTTTACCAAGTTTATTAAAAGCCTGGCCTAATCCAACTGTAACAGTTGATTTCCCTTCACCTGCTGGTGTAGGACTTATCGCCGTAACTAAAATAACTTTACCGTCTTGTTTTGTTTCTAAACGATTAAGGATGTCTAGAGATAATTTAGCCTTATAGTGTCCATATGGCTCTAATTCCTCCGTCTTTATATCCAACTCATTGGCAATTTGAGAAATCGCTTTCATTTCTGCTTGCTGAGCTATTTCAATATCCGATTTAACATTCGTTGAAGTATTCATCATAAGCCCCCTTTAATAGTCATAATATGTATTTAGCCTTCATTGTTCACAACTTGTATTGTAACATTTAATGTTTATCCCCTCTATATGTTTAACATAAAAATATCTGAATTTTTTTAGACATAATGATAGAATGACTTTATATATTCTACTAACTAATTGAAATATTATTTATGAATACGGGGAGGATTTCAATTGCCAATTACCGTTCCAAATAATTTACCTGCAAAAGAAGTGCTGGAGAAAGAAAATATTTTTATTATGGACGAGACAAGGGCCTTTACTCAAGATATTCGACCATTGAATATTGTGATCTTAAATATTATGCCTAATAAAGAAAAAACGGAAACACAACTCCTCCGTTTGTTAGGAAATACCCCGTTGCAAGTACATATTACCCTCATTAGTCCTGAAACTTATGAACCCAAAACAACATCAAGAAATCACTTAGAGCAATTTTACACCACCTTTTCAGAGATTAAGGAAAAAAAATTTGACGGCATGATTATTACAGGTGCTCCAATTGAACATTTGGAATTTGAAGAGGTTGCTTACTGGAAGGAATTACAGTCCATTCTAAATTGGACAAAAACAAATGTGACTTCCACTCTCCACATTTGCTGGGGCGCACAAGCTGCACTCTATCACCATTATGGTATCAGGAAATATAGTCTACCAAAGAAGTGCTCTGGAGTATTTACGCACACGGTCCAGAGGAAAGACAGTAGATTAGTCAGGGGTTTTGATGATATCTATAATGTCCCACATTCTCGGTTTACCGATTTACATCAAGAGGATATTCTCAATCATCCTGAACTTGACCTGTTATCAATATCGGATGAGGCAGGAGTCTGTCTTGTATCCACAAAAGATGGCAAACAAATCTTTCTAACTGGCCACCCTGAATATGATATCACCACACTTGAAGAGGAATTTA
This window contains:
- the metA gene encoding homoserine O-succinyltransferase; amino-acid sequence: MPITVPNNLPAKEVLEKENIFIMDETRAFTQDIRPLNIVILNIMPNKEKTETQLLRLLGNTPLQVHITLISPETYEPKTTSRNHLEQFYTTFSEIKEKKFDGMIITGAPIEHLEFEEVAYWKELQSILNWTKTNVTSTLHICWGAQAALYHHYGIRKYSLPKKCSGVFTHTVQRKDSRLVRGFDDIYNVPHSRFTDLHQEDILNHPELDLLSISDEAGVCLVSTKDGKQIFLTGHPEYDITTLEEEFKRDKELNLEVETPRHYYENDDPSLPPLHTWKSHANLLFSNWLNYYVYQETPYHWE